One stretch of [Limnothrix rosea] IAM M-220 DNA includes these proteins:
- a CDS encoding tetratricopeptide repeat protein, translated as MGNRFSRWIFGFGLAIATQLVIPTALRANPQLDTLLKQGNEAVQSQNFADAVQRYGDAARLDNDNARIYAGLGYAHAQLGNFQEAAIAYQRAVQLENDNAQFYYALGFSLGNSSDYTNAINAYRRAVELEPDNIKYNLGLATVFFRGERYSEAHSAYQRVLQLNPNNADAIRNSIASLLQLRRNRDAADLLDNAFRALPTDGDLRVQAAITWFGLGDKAKAIAFLEEARRLAPRDFKVQLKIGQIYENQGVYAEAINAYQRATELDAQSTAAMSGLASAAFKDQDYLIAIIAYRQLSELAPNDPQVFENLGLSFQGRSRTSEAIEALETAKKLYRLQNNKQGERKIDALLAAIEDS; from the coding sequence ATGGGTAATCGTTTCTCTCGTTGGATATTTGGTTTCGGTTTGGCGATCGCCACCCAGTTGGTTATTCCGACAGCATTACGGGCAAACCCACAACTGGATACGCTGCTTAAGCAGGGAAATGAGGCGGTTCAAAGTCAAAACTTTGCGGATGCGGTGCAACGCTATGGAGATGCGGCGCGACTCGATAATGATAATGCTCGTATTTATGCGGGTTTGGGATATGCCCATGCTCAGCTGGGGAATTTTCAGGAGGCGGCGATCGCCTACCAGCGGGCAGTGCAGTTAGAAAATGACAATGCCCAGTTTTACTATGCCCTCGGCTTTAGCTTAGGCAATAGCAGTGACTATACTAACGCCATTAATGCCTATCGCCGTGCCGTGGAACTAGAGCCAGATAACATTAAATATAATCTCGGTTTAGCGACGGTTTTTTTCCGTGGGGAACGGTATAGCGAAGCCCATAGCGCCTATCAGCGAGTTTTGCAGCTCAACCCCAACAATGCCGATGCGATTCGCAATAGTATCGCTAGTTTGCTCCAACTGCGCCGTAACCGAGATGCCGCTGATTTACTGGATAATGCTTTTCGTGCTTTACCAACCGATGGTGATCTACGGGTGCAGGCTGCCATTACTTGGTTTGGTTTAGGAGACAAAGCCAAGGCGATCGCCTTCCTCGAAGAAGCCCGTCGTCTTGCCCCCCGGGACTTTAAAGTACAGCTAAAAATTGGTCAAATCTACGAAAATCAAGGGGTCTATGCCGAAGCGATTAACGCTTACCAGCGGGCAACGGAATTAGATGCCCAGTCCACAGCGGCGATGTCCGGTTTAGCTTCTGCGGCGTTTAAGGATCAAGATTATCTCATTGCAATTATTGCCTATCGCCAATTGAGCGAACTTGCGCCTAATGATCCCCAAGTATTTGAAAATCTTGGTTTGTCGTTTCAAGGGCGTAGCCGAACTTCTGAAGCTATCGAGGCTTTAGAAACAGCCAAAAAACTCTATCGTCTGCAAAATAATAAGCAGGGCGAACGCAAAATTGATGCGCTACTAGCTGCCATTGAAGACAGTTAA
- the recA gene encoding recombinase RecA — protein sequence MAAITTNPDKEKALNLVLNQIERNFGKGAIMRLGDAARMRVETIPSGALTLDLAMGGGFPKGRIVEIYGPESSGKTTVALHAIAEVQKAGGVAAFVDAEHALDPTYAAALGVDIGNLLVAQPDNGESALEITDQLVRSAAVDLIVIDSVAALVPRAEIEGEMGDVQVGLQARLMSKALRKIAGNMGRSGCTVVFLNQLRQKIGISYGSPEVTTGGTALKFYASVRLDIRRIQTLKKGAQGEFGIRAKVKVAKNKVAPPFRIAEFDIIFGKGISSVGCMLDLAEQTGIVNRKGAWYSYEGENIAQGRDNAVKYFEDNPEITSVVHKKVQENLDLSSMGFAEDAGDTTKAEVKVEASSNGDGKATAEKDDKDKKKK from the coding sequence ATGGCAGCTATTACCACAAACCCCGATAAGGAAAAAGCTTTAAATCTTGTTTTAAATCAAATTGAGCGCAACTTTGGTAAAGGGGCGATTATGCGTCTCGGTGATGCGGCGCGAATGCGGGTGGAAACCATTCCCAGTGGCGCTCTCACTTTGGACTTGGCAATGGGTGGCGGTTTCCCGAAAGGTAGAATTGTCGAGATTTATGGCCCAGAAAGTTCTGGTAAAACCACTGTCGCCCTCCATGCGATCGCCGAAGTGCAAAAAGCAGGCGGTGTTGCAGCCTTTGTAGACGCAGAGCATGCCCTAGATCCGACCTATGCCGCAGCCCTTGGCGTTGATATCGGCAATCTCCTCGTTGCCCAGCCCGATAATGGTGAATCAGCCCTAGAGATTACAGACCAGTTAGTCCGTTCAGCGGCGGTTGATTTGATTGTGATTGACTCCGTTGCCGCCCTCGTTCCCCGCGCTGAAATTGAAGGGGAAATGGGTGATGTGCAGGTGGGTTTACAGGCACGTCTCATGAGTAAAGCTCTCCGGAAAATTGCCGGAAATATGGGTCGTTCTGGCTGTACTGTGGTTTTTCTCAACCAGCTGCGGCAAAAAATTGGCATTAGTTACGGTAGCCCGGAAGTGACCACTGGCGGTACAGCGCTGAAGTTTTATGCTTCAGTTCGTCTCGATATTCGCCGTATTCAGACCTTGAAAAAAGGTGCTCAAGGGGAATTTGGCATTCGCGCGAAGGTAAAAGTCGCCAAAAATAAAGTTGCGCCCCCATTCCGCATTGCTGAATTTGACATCATTTTTGGGAAGGGGATTTCCAGTGTGGGCTGTATGCTCGATCTTGCGGAACAAACGGGCATCGTAAATCGTAAAGGGGCATGGTATAGCTATGAAGGCGAAAATATTGCCCAAGGCCGTGACAATGCGGTGAAATATTTCGAGGATAATCCTGAGATTACGAGTGTTGTGCACAAAAAAGTCCAGGAAAATCTAGATCTCAGTTCTATGGGTTTTGCAGAAGATGCTGGGGATACGACGAAAGCTGAGGTGAAAGTTGAAGCCAGTAGCAATGGTGATGGTAAAGCGACAGCGGAAAAGGACGATAAAGATAAAAAGAAAAAATAA
- a CDS encoding aldo/keto reductase yields the protein MQYRRFGKTNLELSVFSLGTMRALADQATMSATVCRALGLGINHFETAPSYGNSEKFLGRSLSDLSVQREHIYLTTKVLPKGNRQGILKRIERSLKFLGVEYLDAVAVHGINLQQHLDWVINGGFEVLAELQAAGKVRHIGFSTHGSLELILKTIATNLFEFINLHYYYFFQRNGQAIAAASERDMGIFIISPADKGGQLYQPPETLEKLCEPFDPLPLSYRFLLADPRITTLSFGAAIPDELDNLAAIADQTKPLTAEESDIFRGLEQHQKQTLQADQCSQCYECLPCPEDINIPEILRLRNLAIAYDMQGYGEYRYQMLENAGHWFPGRKGNACTECGDCLPRCPEHLQIPKLLKDAHTKLNGKPRRRLWE from the coding sequence ATGCAATATCGGCGATTTGGGAAAACAAATTTAGAGCTATCGGTGTTTTCCCTCGGTACAATGCGGGCTTTGGCGGATCAGGCCACGATGTCGGCAACGGTTTGTCGTGCCCTTGGGCTGGGTATTAACCATTTTGAAACGGCTCCGAGCTACGGCAATAGTGAAAAATTTTTAGGGCGATCGCTGTCGGATTTGTCGGTACAACGGGAGCATATTTATCTCACCACAAAGGTGTTACCAAAGGGCAATCGGCAGGGCATCCTAAAACGGATTGAGCGTTCGTTAAAATTCTTGGGCGTTGAATATCTTGATGCGGTGGCGGTTCATGGCATTAATCTACAACAGCATTTGGATTGGGTCATTAATGGTGGTTTTGAGGTTTTAGCGGAGCTTCAGGCTGCGGGCAAAGTTCGGCACATTGGTTTTTCTACCCATGGCAGTTTAGAGCTGATTTTAAAAACGATCGCCACGAATCTCTTTGAATTTATCAATCTGCATTATTACTATTTTTTTCAGCGTAATGGTCAGGCGATCGCCGCCGCATCGGAGCGAGATATGGGGATTTTTATTATTTCGCCAGCCGATAAAGGTGGACAGCTGTACCAACCTCCTGAAACTTTAGAAAAGCTCTGCGAACCCTTTGACCCGTTGCCACTCAGCTATCGATTTTTACTAGCAGATCCGCGCATCACAACCCTCAGTTTTGGGGCAGCCATACCTGATGAGCTGGATAATCTAGCGGCGATCGCCGACCAAACAAAACCTTTAACAGCGGAGGAATCAGACATTTTCCGTGGCCTCGAACAGCACCAAAAACAAACCCTCCAAGCGGATCAATGCTCCCAATGTTATGAGTGTTTACCTTGCCCAGAGGACATTAACATTCCCGAAATTTTGCGTCTCAGAAATTTGGCGATCGCCTACGACATGCAAGGTTACGGCGAATATCGCTATCAAATGTTAGAAAATGCGGGACATTGGTTTCCCGGCCGCAAAGGCAATGCCTGTACCGAATGTGGCGATTGTTTGCCCCGTTGCCCAGAACATTTACAGATTCCTAAATTATTAAAAGATGCCCACACAAAGCTAAACGGCAAGCCCCGCCGTCGTCTCTGGGAATAA